From a single bacterium genomic region:
- a CDS encoding thiamine pyrophosphate-dependent enzyme: ARDALARLAHAAGFPVLAEATSQFRFDGGATRAAGSGDCGRGEEERREAERGGAGRAPRVDLFDPLLRAARLDALRPEFVLEIGAPPTSKGYASLLEREPELERWVIGARGWSDPSNSVAGFIDGDLAPTLDLLAAAFAEDEPADEAWGEAWSAADGASRAALDEILAGDAAAGPRLLRRLLATRPAGSLLFLGNSLSVREVDLFCPGDAAPPLDVLAQKGANGIDGLVSGAAGAAAAAARPTTLLCGDVSLLHDCGGLAVAAAAGGRLDVAFADNGGGRLFELLPIAEPEARPAEFERLFLTPPRVDFDALAAAFGVPRLVAAAPDDLDAAPATAGARLVQMTVPGENAAPLHRRFAALVAERAAAALRGA; this comes from the coding sequence CGCGCGCGACGCGCTGGCGCGCCTCGCGCACGCCGCCGGCTTCCCCGTCCTCGCCGAGGCGACGAGTCAGTTCCGCTTCGACGGCGGGGCGACGCGCGCGGCAGGGAGCGGCGATTGCGGGCGCGGCGAAGAAGAACGCCGCGAAGCGGAACGCGGCGGCGCCGGGCGCGCGCCGCGCGTCGATCTCTTCGACCCGCTGCTCCGCGCGGCGCGTCTCGACGCGCTCCGTCCCGAGTTCGTCCTCGAGATCGGCGCCCCGCCGACCTCGAAGGGCTACGCCTCGCTGCTCGAGCGCGAGCCGGAGTTGGAGCGCTGGGTGATCGGCGCGCGCGGCTGGAGCGATCCGTCGAACAGCGTCGCCGGGTTCATCGACGGCGACCTCGCGCCGACGCTCGACCTCCTCGCCGCCGCCTTCGCGGAAGACGAGCCGGCGGACGAGGCGTGGGGCGAGGCGTGGAGCGCGGCCGACGGCGCGTCGCGCGCCGCGCTCGACGAGATCCTCGCCGGCGACGCCGCCGCCGGGCCGCGCCTGCTGCGCCGCCTGCTCGCGACCCGCCCCGCGGGATCGCTGCTCTTCCTCGGCAACAGCCTCTCCGTGCGCGAGGTCGATCTCTTCTGCCCCGGCGACGCGGCGCCGCCGCTCGACGTCCTCGCGCAGAAGGGCGCCAACGGCATCGACGGGCTCGTTTCCGGCGCCGCCGGCGCCGCGGCGGCCGCGGCGCGGCCGACGACGCTGCTCTGCGGCGACGTCTCGCTGCTCCACGACTGCGGCGGCCTGGCGGTCGCGGCCGCGGCGGGCGGGCGGCTCGACGTCGCCTTCGCCGACAACGGCGGCGGGCGGCTCTTCGAGCTGCTGCCGATCGCCGAACCCGAGGCGCGTCCCGCGGAGTTCGAGCGCCTGTTCCTGACGCCGCCGCGCGTCGACTTCGACGCCTTGGCCGCGGCGTTCGGCGTCCCGCGCCTCGTCGCCGCGGCGCCCGACGATCTCGACGCCGCGCCCGCGACGGCTGGGGCGCGTCTGGTGCAGATGACCGTGCCGGGCGAGAACGCCGCGCCCCTCCATCGCCGCTTCGCCGCGCTCGTCGCCGAGCGCGCCGCGGCCGCGCTCCGCGGCGCCTGA